A window from Fibrobacter sp. UWB11 encodes these proteins:
- the thiF gene encoding thiamine biosynthesis protein ThiF, producing the protein MESVRIPSREEFRRALVQKQGEEIVQKLEQATVAICGVGGLGSNVAINLARAGIKKLILVDFDRVDVTNLQRQQYKASQVGEPKAFALVDNLKEIAPYTEFEAYDEKITEDNIDKFVANADVVCEAFDNPETKSMLVNAVLEKYPQKYLVAASGMAGTDDANSIKTRKISKHFYLCGDGKSDVTQGLALLAPRVQICAAHEALTIIRIIAGLEV; encoded by the coding sequence ATGGAAAGCGTTCGAATCCCGAGCAGGGAAGAGTTCCGACGCGCACTCGTACAAAAGCAAGGCGAAGAAATTGTTCAAAAATTGGAACAGGCCACAGTTGCCATCTGTGGTGTAGGTGGACTTGGCTCTAATGTCGCCATCAATCTCGCTCGCGCGGGCATCAAGAAGCTCATTCTCGTGGATTTTGACCGTGTTGACGTGACGAACTTGCAACGCCAGCAGTACAAGGCATCTCAGGTTGGAGAGCCTAAAGCGTTTGCGCTCGTTGATAATTTGAAAGAAATAGCACCGTACACAGAGTTTGAAGCGTACGACGAAAAAATCACGGAAGACAACATCGACAAGTTCGTGGCAAATGCCGATGTTGTATGCGAAGCGTTCGACAATCCCGAAACAAAGTCGATGCTTGTAAACGCTGTGCTTGAGAAGTATCCGCAAAAGTATCTCGTTGCCGCCTCTGGAATGGCAGGCACGGATGATGCGAATTCTATCAAGACGCGTAAGATTTCAAAACATTTTTACCTCTGTGGCGATGGCAAGAGCGACGTGACTCAAGGACTTGCACTCCTCGCTCCACGCGTGCAGATTTGCGCAGCGCATGAGGCGCTCACGATTATCCGGATTATTGCCGGTCTAGAAGTTTAA
- the thiS gene encoding sulfur carrier protein ThiS, translating to MNSNPVKINGENVAAAGMTIAEYLASANYDTKRIAVERNLKIVPKSKYAEVVLEAGDVVEVVNFVGGG from the coding sequence TTGAACTCAAATCCAGTCAAAATCAACGGTGAAAACGTCGCAGCGGCAGGCATGACCATTGCCGAATATTTGGCGTCCGCAAATTACGATACAAAGCGCATCGCTGTTGAACGCAACTTGAAAATCGTCCCCAAATCAAAGTATGCCGAGGTCGTCCTCGAAGCGGGGGATGTCGTCGAAGTTGTGAACTTTGTTGGAGGCGGGTGA
- the mnmG gene encoding tRNA uridine-5-carboxymethylaminomethyl(34) synthesis enzyme MnmG — MIIAEFDVVVVGGGHAGIEATHAAWKIGVKTAMLTMDLNAIGRMSCNPAVGGVAKGQIVRDIDALGGLMGLLTDKAGIQFRMLNMSKGPAVWGPRAQCDMKYYSEVARETMESLQGLTLIQGELASFERMNDGRLELTLLNGDRYITRALVITSGTFLASKMFTGLETSIGGRVGEPSADKLSECLAKNGIRLRRLKTGTPSRLDPDSIDFNECDVQHGDDKPWPMSDRHFDGATPDKFWGDQVNKFIRNDCVCWITRTNIKTHDILRSGFKDSPMFSGRIHGKGPRYCPSIEDKINRFGDRDGHQLFLEPEQADIGRVYINGFSSSLPADIQLAAIHTIPGLTRAKVLQIGYAVEYDSVDATQLYPTFECKHVPGIYFAGQVCGTSGYEEAAGQGLMAGINAALKVKGEEPFILGRSESYLGVMVDDLVNILLDEPYRMFTSRAEYRLFLRSDNAEMRLKEKARKIGMISDRDWFDWDRRRNFMADLKTKFAETSATPEEANVILEAGGQALASERTRWINVLRRPGIDPETFFKVAAPDAQITRRDQWYMYAEELYAGFFDRQEREIDDQKKMEKVKLSPDFDYMSITAISIESRQRLNAHKPLTLGQASRVPGVRPADITVLAHWIESRT, encoded by the coding sequence ATGATTATCGCAGAATTTGATGTCGTTGTTGTCGGAGGCGGTCACGCTGGAATTGAAGCAACCCATGCTGCATGGAAAATCGGTGTCAAAACCGCCATGCTTACGATGGATTTGAACGCTATTGGTCGAATGTCTTGCAACCCTGCTGTGGGTGGTGTAGCGAAAGGCCAAATCGTTCGCGACATTGACGCTCTTGGTGGCCTCATGGGTCTTTTGACTGACAAGGCGGGTATCCAGTTCCGCATGCTCAACATGAGCAAGGGCCCTGCCGTTTGGGGGCCGCGTGCGCAATGCGATATGAAGTATTACAGCGAAGTTGCCCGCGAAACAATGGAAAGTTTGCAGGGGCTTACGCTGATTCAAGGTGAACTGGCATCGTTTGAACGCATGAACGATGGTCGCTTGGAACTCACGCTCTTGAACGGCGACCGCTACATCACGCGTGCACTCGTCATTACGAGCGGAACGTTCCTTGCATCCAAGATGTTTACCGGTCTTGAAACGAGCATCGGTGGGCGAGTTGGCGAACCGAGTGCTGATAAACTCTCGGAATGTTTGGCGAAGAATGGAATTCGTTTGCGTCGCTTGAAGACTGGAACGCCGAGTCGCCTCGATCCTGATTCGATTGATTTTAATGAATGTGATGTGCAACATGGCGATGATAAGCCGTGGCCGATGAGCGACCGTCATTTTGACGGCGCGACTCCCGACAAGTTTTGGGGCGACCAGGTCAATAAGTTTATCCGCAATGATTGCGTTTGCTGGATTACTCGTACGAACATAAAAACGCACGATATTTTGCGTAGCGGTTTCAAGGACAGCCCGATGTTCAGCGGCCGTATTCACGGCAAGGGCCCGCGCTACTGCCCGAGTATCGAAGATAAAATCAACCGTTTTGGCGACCGCGACGGGCACCAGCTGTTCCTCGAACCGGAACAGGCTGACATCGGGCGTGTGTACATCAATGGCTTTAGTTCAAGCTTGCCGGCTGACATCCAGCTTGCTGCCATCCACACGATTCCGGGTCTTACGCGCGCAAAGGTTTTGCAAATCGGTTACGCTGTCGAATATGATTCCGTGGATGCCACGCAGCTTTATCCGACGTTTGAATGTAAGCACGTGCCCGGAATTTATTTTGCAGGCCAAGTTTGCGGTACGAGCGGTTACGAAGAAGCCGCCGGTCAGGGCCTTATGGCAGGCATCAACGCAGCACTCAAGGTCAAGGGTGAGGAACCGTTCATTCTTGGACGCTCCGAAAGCTATCTCGGAGTGATGGTCGATGACCTTGTGAACATCTTGCTCGATGAACCATACCGCATGTTCACGAGCCGTGCCGAATACCGCTTGTTCCTTCGCAGCGACAATGCCGAGATGCGCCTCAAGGAAAAGGCTCGCAAAATTGGCATGATTAGCGACCGAGACTGGTTTGATTGGGACCGCCGCCGTAACTTCATGGCTGATCTCAAGACGAAATTTGCAGAAACGTCTGCAACACCGGAAGAAGCAAACGTCATTCTCGAAGCGGGCGGTCAGGCTCTTGCCTCCGAACGCACCCGCTGGATTAACGTGCTCCGCCGCCCGGGCATTGATCCTGAGACATTCTTTAAGGTGGCAGCTCCCGATGCCCAAATCACGCGCCGTGACCAGTGGTACATGTACGCCGAAGAGCTCTATGCCGGATTCTTCGACCGTCAGGAACGCGAAATTGACGACCAGAAGAAGATGGAAAAGGTTAAGCTCTCGCCGGACTTCGATTACATGTCCATTACAGCCATCAGCATTGAAAGCCGCCAGCGCCTCAACGCCCACAAACCGCTAACGCTTGGGCAAGCAAGCCGCGTGCCTGGAGTGCGCCCCGCCGATATCACAGTCCTCGCGCATTGGATTGAATCTAGAACCTAG
- a CDS encoding FKBP-type peptidyl-prolyl cis-trans isomerase N-terminal domain-containing protein: protein MKLKKIALGAAALALVACGEAQKPIAKTAAITPDSSDDQKFAYMLGAQFGLQNFSNLPWQTGEAIDEDVVVQAFRDAFGNMKDSTIKLQLPQDSLGAISRRIQSAMRERYVKVQPDTNVTKNMDGDQIRAYVDSLRKALPVSAAPAVKNEKVTLPEVPSEQQKFSYLVGFQFGNQFYSIGRQFDTEFDGEYFILGIRDAGKRVRDTTYTMAVPDDTLKAVGDRFMEKSKKLNEERMKKAKEEEEKLKAEVASLRGDTLANGMPAKMNFSVKASGITVKGEDLSAFAGKPLLMFYFSATCGHCAHAAPQILEIAKEFAPKGLTTVSIASGGNNKPGIRRFIDDAKFDENISVMWDESRQFGELYSDGYVPKVYLVNPDGTYKQYAAFEREKDDLKKEISELLQGKNVEWKIEVKPAADTAKASEAKQQPKKEVKPPKAKK, encoded by the coding sequence ATGAAACTGAAAAAGATTGCTCTTGGTGCTGCAGCTCTAGCTCTAGTTGCTTGCGGTGAAGCACAAAAACCGATTGCTAAAACAGCAGCTATTACACCTGATTCTTCGGATGACCAAAAATTTGCATACATGCTTGGTGCTCAGTTCGGTCTTCAGAACTTCTCGAACCTTCCGTGGCAAACTGGTGAAGCTATTGACGAAGATGTTGTTGTTCAGGCTTTCCGTGATGCTTTCGGCAACATGAAGGATTCTACCATCAAGTTGCAGCTCCCGCAGGATTCTCTTGGTGCAATTAGCAGACGAATCCAGAGTGCTATGCGTGAACGTTATGTTAAGGTTCAACCGGATACGAATGTGACTAAGAACATGGACGGTGACCAGATTCGCGCTTATGTGGATTCTCTTCGTAAGGCTTTGCCGGTCAGTGCTGCTCCGGCCGTGAAGAATGAAAAGGTGACGCTCCCGGAAGTTCCTTCTGAACAGCAAAAGTTCTCTTACCTCGTTGGTTTCCAGTTCGGTAATCAGTTCTACAGCATCGGTCGTCAGTTCGATACAGAATTTGATGGTGAGTATTTTATCCTCGGTATTCGTGATGCTGGTAAGCGCGTTCGTGACACTACGTACACGATGGCTGTTCCGGACGACACTTTGAAGGCAGTCGGCGACCGCTTCATGGAAAAATCGAAGAAACTTAACGAAGAAAGGATGAAGAAGGCTAAGGAAGAAGAAGAAAAGCTCAAGGCTGAAGTTGCCTCTCTCCGTGGTGATACTCTTGCAAATGGCATGCCTGCTAAGATGAACTTCAGTGTGAAGGCTTCGGGCATCACTGTCAAGGGCGAAGACCTGAGTGCATTTGCTGGCAAGCCGCTCCTCATGTTCTACTTCTCTGCAACTTGCGGTCACTGCGCTCATGCAGCTCCGCAGATTCTTGAAATTGCAAAGGAATTTGCTCCGAAGGGTCTCACGACCGTTTCTATCGCTAGCGGTGGAAACAACAAGCCGGGCATCCGTCGCTTCATTGACGATGCTAAGTTCGACGAAAACATCAGCGTTATGTGGGATGAATCTCGTCAGTTCGGTGAACTTTATAGCGATGGCTATGTTCCTAAGGTTTACCTCGTGAATCCGGATGGCACGTACAAGCAGTACGCAGCATTCGAACGCGAAAAGGATGACTTGAAGAAGGAAATCTCGGAACTCCTCCAAGGCAAGAACGTCGAATGGAAGATTGAAGTGAAGCCGGCTGCAGATACTGCAAAGGCTTCGGAAGCCAAGCAGCAACCCAAGAAGGAAGTAAAGCCGCCCAAGGCTAAGAAGTAA
- a CDS encoding DUF2914 domain-containing protein, with amino-acid sequence MEFLNRLREKSAIQKTEKFFPAFAFLGGFSWDSMTIGSKVYGSDLVFLSFYYVVALVAIYFIATRKNVDCCDNANEDESESKVLHRFYHKVLSIEWPQSWIDRLTWLVQFCFGNLCSALVICYFKSSGSIAAFIFVLVLAMLLVGNEFLKKKYENFGVCLAFFCLLGTMFFNFLIPHLVHGMGTFWFFLSTLLSVGICYLLWMKSLRDFARNKFFLIAPITISVVLSVFYLANWIAPVPLVLKQQIVCKNFDRETYSCDADNLDFWQRIGFKGLTIHKDEGDEIYFMSSVYAPAELKAPIEYRWYYKEPSTNKFKLTDKITSSRMVIRGGRDQGYRSYSRKKNIPMGTYRVETAYKDGAVIGSTSFKVLDGQPENGFVRDSLR; translated from the coding sequence ATGGAATTTTTAAACAGGTTGCGGGAAAAATCCGCTATTCAAAAAACGGAGAAGTTTTTTCCGGCTTTTGCTTTTTTAGGCGGATTCAGCTGGGATTCGATGACGATAGGGAGTAAGGTCTATGGTTCGGACCTTGTCTTTTTATCTTTTTATTATGTGGTCGCTCTTGTTGCTATTTATTTCATTGCTACGCGAAAAAATGTCGATTGTTGCGATAATGCAAATGAAGATGAATCTGAGTCTAAAGTTTTGCATCGCTTTTATCATAAAGTATTGTCTATTGAATGGCCGCAAAGTTGGATTGACCGATTGACTTGGCTTGTTCAGTTTTGTTTTGGAAATCTCTGTAGTGCTCTCGTTATTTGCTATTTCAAAAGTTCAGGTTCCATAGCTGCGTTTATCTTTGTGCTTGTTTTGGCGATGCTCCTCGTTGGCAATGAATTCTTGAAAAAGAAGTACGAAAACTTTGGTGTTTGCCTTGCATTTTTCTGCTTGCTTGGAACGATGTTCTTTAACTTTTTGATACCACATTTAGTTCATGGTATGGGAACATTTTGGTTCTTTTTAAGCACTCTATTGTCCGTTGGAATTTGCTATTTACTTTGGATGAAATCTTTGCGTGATTTTGCTCGCAATAAATTCTTTTTGATAGCTCCCATAACGATTAGTGTTGTTTTGTCAGTATTCTATCTTGCAAATTGGATTGCTCCGGTGCCGCTTGTTTTAAAACAACAAATCGTGTGCAAAAATTTTGATCGTGAAACGTATTCGTGTGATGCTGATAATCTCGATTTTTGGCAAAGAATTGGTTTTAAGGGCTTAACAATTCACAAAGATGAAGGGGATGAAATTTACTTTATGTCATCCGTTTATGCGCCTGCAGAACTTAAGGCCCCAATAGAGTATCGTTGGTATTACAAGGAACCATCTACAAATAAATTTAAATTAACGGATAAAATTACATCTAGTCGAATGGTTATTCGAGGGGGGCGGGATCAAGGTTACCGCAGCTATTCTCGGAAGAAAAATATCCCTATGGGGACGTATCGTGTGGAAACGGCATATAAAGATGGGGCCGTTATTGGATCGACCTCGTTTAAAGTGCTCGATGGACAGCCAGAAAATGGGTTTGTCCGTGATTCACTCCGTTAA
- a CDS encoding nucleotidyltransferase family protein codes for MNMFFSLLRSAMTKSVPDCPISPEKWGNVYSYAVQQRVVGLEFQGIRLLPASDRPPRPLFLKWACATETIQGQNQLLNGVAARLTEMFAAEGFRSAILKGPANARLYPDPFVRQCGDIDIWVEGGRQKVLDLLKRMGLLEDFPKISWFDYKTYRKELHKCLTHFSPHHFHLHQKFDGVAVEVHYRPASSVFNPFANRRLQRYLENEIKNIELVPEGFYVPSVKFALVMQLEHIHRHFFESGIGLKHLVDYYVLLQNASESECAEVSSVLRRFGVYRTASALMWVLEYIFKLDAQKMICEPNRKLGMIFLQEVVKGGAFGSFAPRQKRNAFIRWFARMHRPLQLFMFDPIEVFWSFINNWVEFVHLIPIRLKARKFSLKAYWS; via the coding sequence ATGAATATGTTCTTTTCGTTATTGCGTTCTGCGATGACGAAATCCGTTCCTGACTGCCCGATTTCTCCAGAGAAATGGGGTAATGTGTATAGCTATGCTGTTCAACAACGAGTTGTGGGACTAGAATTTCAGGGAATTCGCTTACTGCCGGCTTCTGATCGTCCTCCTCGTCCGCTTTTTCTAAAGTGGGCTTGTGCAACGGAAACGATTCAAGGGCAAAATCAACTGTTGAATGGTGTCGCCGCTCGTTTGACGGAAATGTTTGCTGCCGAAGGTTTCCGTAGCGCCATCCTTAAGGGACCTGCCAATGCAAGACTTTATCCTGATCCGTTTGTTAGACAATGCGGTGATATCGATATTTGGGTCGAAGGCGGTCGACAAAAAGTGCTTGATTTGCTGAAACGCATGGGGTTGTTAGAAGATTTTCCCAAAATTAGCTGGTTCGATTATAAAACTTATCGTAAAGAACTTCATAAATGTTTGACCCATTTTTCACCGCATCATTTTCATTTGCATCAAAAATTTGATGGTGTTGCGGTTGAGGTTCATTATAGGCCGGCTTCTTCAGTTTTCAATCCGTTTGCAAATAGACGATTGCAACGTTATCTGGAAAACGAAATCAAAAATATTGAACTTGTTCCGGAAGGGTTTTATGTCCCTTCTGTAAAATTTGCTTTGGTTATGCAACTAGAACATATCCATCGTCATTTTTTCGAGTCGGGTATAGGTTTAAAGCATCTCGTAGATTATTATGTGCTTTTGCAGAATGCTTCGGAAAGTGAGTGCGCTGAGGTATCTTCGGTGTTGCGTCGTTTTGGGGTGTACAGGACCGCTTCTGCTTTAATGTGGGTGTTGGAATATATCTTTAAGCTGGATGCTCAAAAAATGATTTGTGAGCCGAACCGTAAATTGGGGATGATTTTTTTACAGGAAGTCGTTAAAGGTGGGGCTTTCGGTAGCTTTGCACCAAGGCAAAAGCGCAATGCTTTTATAAGATGGTTTGCAAGAATGCATCGTCCTTTGCAATTGTTTATGTTTGACCCGATAGAAGTATTTTGGAGCTTTATCAATAATTGGGTTGAATTTGTGCATTTGATTCCAATTCGCCTTAAGGCTCGGAAGTTCTCTTTGAAAGCGTACTGGTCTTAA
- a CDS encoding thiazole synthase: MNSDKLVIGGHEFDSRFILGSGKYSLKLIEAAVKDAGAQIVTLAVRRANTKEHENILDYIPKNVTLLPNTSGARNAEEAVRIAKLSRELGCGDFVKIEIMRDTKYLLPDNAETIKATETLAKEGFVVMPYMYPDLNVARDLVNAGAAAVMPLASPIGSNKGLCTKDFIQILIDEIELPIIVDAGIGKPSEACAAMEMGAAAIMANTALATAGDLTQMATAFKLAIEAGRKAYLAGLGRVLSRGASASDPLTGFLRD, translated from the coding sequence ATGAATTCTGACAAACTTGTTATTGGCGGTCATGAATTTGATTCTCGTTTTATTCTCGGTTCTGGAAAGTATTCCCTCAAGCTCATTGAAGCTGCGGTTAAGGATGCTGGCGCTCAAATTGTAACGCTTGCCGTTCGCCGTGCAAACACGAAGGAACACGAAAACATCCTCGACTACATTCCGAAAAACGTCACGCTTTTGCCGAACACATCGGGCGCCCGCAATGCCGAAGAAGCAGTCCGCATCGCAAAACTCTCCCGTGAACTTGGTTGCGGTGACTTTGTGAAAATCGAAATCATGCGCGATACCAAGTACTTGCTCCCGGACAATGCCGAAACCATCAAGGCTACCGAAACGCTTGCGAAGGAAGGCTTTGTGGTGATGCCTTACATGTACCCGGATTTGAACGTGGCTCGTGACCTCGTGAATGCTGGTGCTGCTGCCGTGATGCCGCTTGCGTCTCCAATCGGTTCGAACAAGGGACTTTGCACAAAAGACTTTATCCAAATTTTGATTGACGAAATCGAGCTCCCGATTATCGTGGATGCGGGAATCGGTAAACCGTCCGAAGCTTGTGCCGCCATGGAAATGGGCGCCGCCGCCATTATGGCAAATACCGCTCTTGCAACCGCAGGCGACCTTACGCAAATGGCAACCGCATTCAAACTTGCCATTGAAGCCGGCCGCAAGGCTTACCTTGCTGGGCTTGGCCGTGTGCTTTCTCGTGGCGCATCTGCATCTGACCCGCTTACAGGATTCTTGAGGGATTAA
- a CDS encoding proline--tRNA ligase: MKLSKYFYVTLRETPSDATMPSHIFLMRGGYIKPVSTGIYSMMPMGFRVIQKIVNIIREEMNKIGGIEVDLPVVQTAELWSESGRYQAIGEELLRFKDRNNHNMVLAMTHEEAMTDLVRYVLNSYKQLPVMLYQFKTKYRDEARARGGLIRVREFLMKDAYSFHTSQEDLDRHYQEEYDAYLRIYRRVGIEPVVVQSDTGIMGGKVAHEFMLDTPNGEDYLILCKKCGYQANREIAKFQRVPFKGDENAALEKVATPNSESIEEITKFLNVPAESTAKCVFFDFEGKLITVVVPGNLDVSEIKLHNLLKAKELYPAEDSLIKACGMVPGFASPINAHDTRIIVDEAIADSFDLVTGANEEGFHFKHCNPKRDFPKFEVADIAEASEVCKCPCCGELLTETRGIEMGNIFKLGTKFSESMGAKFLTAEKTTAPAIMGCYGIGVGRLMASVVENSHDDFGPIWPKSIAPFQVEIVPIGKEAELVELAEKLEKELEAAGIDVLVDDRDERPGVKFKDADLWGSPVRIAIGKKGLVNGEVEWKFRNEKQFTMVKVEDVIAKAKAYFAE, from the coding sequence ATGAAACTCTCCAAGTACTTCTACGTAACGCTCCGCGAAACGCCGAGCGACGCCACCATGCCCTCCCACATCTTCCTCATGCGCGGCGGCTATATCAAGCCCGTTTCTACCGGTATCTACTCCATGATGCCGATGGGTTTCCGCGTGATCCAGAAGATCGTGAACATCATCCGCGAAGAAATGAACAAGATTGGCGGTATCGAAGTGGACCTGCCGGTGGTGCAGACCGCTGAACTCTGGAGCGAATCGGGCCGTTACCAGGCCATCGGCGAAGAACTGCTCCGCTTCAAGGACCGCAATAACCACAACATGGTGCTCGCCATGACGCACGAAGAAGCCATGACGGACCTCGTTCGCTACGTGCTGAACAGTTACAAGCAGCTGCCGGTGATGCTCTACCAGTTCAAGACCAAGTACCGCGACGAAGCCCGCGCCCGCGGCGGCCTCATCCGCGTCCGCGAATTCTTGATGAAGGACGCCTACAGCTTCCACACCAGCCAGGAAGACCTCGACCGTCACTACCAGGAAGAATACGATGCTTACCTCCGCATCTACCGTCGCGTGGGCATTGAACCGGTGGTGGTGCAAAGCGATACGGGTATCATGGGCGGTAAGGTCGCTCACGAATTCATGCTGGATACTCCGAACGGCGAAGACTACTTGATCCTTTGTAAGAAGTGCGGCTACCAGGCCAACCGCGAAATCGCTAAGTTCCAGCGTGTGCCGTTCAAGGGCGACGAAAATGCAGCCCTCGAAAAGGTTGCAACGCCGAACAGCGAAAGCATCGAAGAAATTACCAAGTTCCTGAACGTTCCGGCTGAATCCACCGCCAAGTGCGTGTTCTTCGACTTCGAAGGCAAGCTCATCACGGTCGTGGTTCCGGGGAACCTCGACGTTTCCGAAATCAAGCTTCACAACTTGCTGAAGGCGAAGGAACTTTACCCGGCCGAAGACAGCCTCATCAAGGCTTGCGGCATGGTTCCGGGCTTTGCATCCCCGATTAATGCACACGACACCCGCATCATCGTGGACGAAGCAATCGCTGATTCCTTCGACCTCGTGACGGGCGCGAACGAAGAAGGCTTCCACTTCAAGCATTGCAACCCGAAGCGCGACTTCCCGAAGTTCGAAGTTGCCGACATCGCCGAAGCTTCCGAAGTCTGCAAGTGCCCCTGCTGCGGCGAACTCCTCACGGAAACCCGCGGTATCGAAATGGGTAACATCTTCAAGCTCGGCACCAAGTTCTCTGAATCTATGGGTGCTAAGTTCCTCACCGCCGAAAAGACCACCGCTCCCGCCATCATGGGCTGCTACGGCATCGGCGTGGGCCGCTTGATGGCATCCGTCGTGGAAAACAGCCACGATGACTTCGGACCGATTTGGCCCAAGTCCATCGCTCCGTTCCAGGTCGAAATCGTCCCGATCGGCAAGGAAGCCGAACTCGTGGAACTCGCCGAGAAGCTCGAGAAGGAACTCGAAGCAGCCGGCATCGACGTGCTCGTCGACGATCGCGACGAACGTCCGGGCGTGAAGTTCAAGGACGCTGACCTCTGGGGTTCTCCGGTGCGTATCGCCATCGGCAAGAAGGGCCTTGTGAACGGCGAAGTTGAATGGAAGTTCCGCAACGAAAAGCAGTTCACCATGGTCAAGGTCGAAGACGTCATCGCCAAGGCCAAGGCATACTTCGCTGAATAG
- a CDS encoding PAS domain-containing protein gives MMNSIDWSVGWCYICTVLLLLLIVTILLLLDYWKRQRLYTLFAGNLGEFIVVLSDKFEFISSLPQFMSDPLFDNLSKDRLFRDILPPKDWARLKLYFDDIDKHPEMPFMFSYKRDDGTMLWFEMRCKHQRLSMDESRYICLIKNISNTVENQHRLDEAETKLKSLLRNTGDFLWKFDFESRQLFLLTPMMDDDYRDVPRSGGVVDVESLMPEDDFKLLERVMNECMMKAGGEAAYDDKGHLLDEQSQLNRLANENARFGTLKIRCWNSEKNLVWYDFRGHLAPDDEDRIVMMGSARRVETSPEIPFLMKSGVEGSLINSLFNFPNIGIFWVDRNFTILGCNNAFATDSGFAKTDEVVNQSLKDVISVKYLPYYDSMIKDVFDNGSPKSWKGKFDDSDWICTINVVPMLKSLLKSGYTVSRVLCVYMRISG, from the coding sequence ATGATGAACTCTATTGACTGGTCTGTGGGCTGGTGCTATATCTGCACCGTGCTATTGCTTTTATTGATTGTCACCATTTTGCTGTTGCTCGACTACTGGAAAAGGCAACGGCTTTACACGCTTTTTGCGGGTAACCTGGGTGAGTTCATCGTCGTACTTTCGGACAAGTTTGAATTTATCAGCTCACTGCCGCAGTTCATGTCGGACCCGCTCTTTGACAACTTGAGCAAAGACCGTCTGTTCAGAGACATTTTGCCGCCTAAGGACTGGGCTCGTCTCAAGCTTTATTTTGACGATATCGACAAGCACCCCGAAATGCCGTTCATGTTTTCGTATAAGCGCGATGACGGTACGATGCTTTGGTTCGAAATGCGCTGTAAACACCAGCGACTTTCCATGGACGAATCCCGTTACATCTGCTTGATCAAGAATATATCGAACACCGTCGAAAACCAGCATCGCCTTGATGAAGCCGAGACAAAGCTCAAGTCTTTACTGCGCAATACCGGCGACTTTTTGTGGAAATTCGATTTCGAAAGCCGTCAGCTATTTTTGCTCACTCCGATGATGGACGACGACTATCGTGATGTTCCTCGTTCTGGAGGTGTTGTCGACGTAGAATCACTCATGCCTGAAGACGATTTCAAGTTGCTCGAACGCGTGATGAACGAATGCATGATGAAAGCTGGTGGCGAAGCAGCATACGACGACAAAGGCCACTTGCTCGATGAACAGAGCCAGCTGAATCGCCTCGCCAATGAAAACGCACGCTTTGGCACGCTCAAAATACGTTGCTGGAATAGCGAAAAGAACCTCGTGTGGTACGATTTCCGTGGGCACCTCGCCCCCGACGACGAAGACCGCATCGTGATGATGGGTTCCGCCCGCCGCGTCGAAACATCTCCCGAAATTCCATTCCTCATGAAGAGTGGCGTCGAAGGATCTCTAATAAACTCGCTTTTCAACTTCCCGAACATCGGTATATTCTGGGTAGACCGCAACTTCACCATTCTCGGGTGCAACAACGCGTTCGCCACAGATTCCGGCTTTGCCAAAACAGACGAAGTCGTCAATCAATCTTTGAAAGACGTCATCTCCGTCAAGTACCTCCCCTATTACGATTCCATGATCAAGGACGTATTCGATAACGGCTCGCCCAAAAGCTGGAAGGGTAAATTTGATGATAGCGACTGGATTTGCACCATAAACGTCGTGCCCATGCTCAAGTCTCTCCTCAAGTCCGGCTATACCGTGAGCCGCGTGCTGTGCGTTTATATGCGAATTTCAGGATAA